In the genome of Phragmites australis chromosome 9, lpPhrAust1.1, whole genome shotgun sequence, the window CATTCGTTGTGTGCCACCGTGCTGGCCAGCAAAGTTCTATCtcgcagcatttaatgctacaggacgggatAATACCTAACTGCACTGTCCATGACTTTGTCCACTAATGCAGGCGTCTGGGAAAGAAAACACTCGAGTGGTTTATCAGAAAAAGCATTTTGAATAGGTTGCATCAAATCTGGCCCCGCGAACAGTGGGGCTGATCGCTGCTATATGCGATGGTGTAGGGAGACTGGTTGTGCTGGTGTTAGACTGGTCGCTATGACCGCACCCTGATCATACGATTGACCAGACCTTGTGTAGTATGCTCCTCTACTTGCTAGGTCCCCTGCGGAGTCTGTTTAGCTAGGATACTCCTTTACTTAATACGTAGACACatataaatgaaaaatatttataatggttaaattttgtatatgtttgaattttgattgaattcaaattgaattaaaagaataatatcacatgaaatgataaaaatgcatataaatagagtattacaaaggaactcattttttcaacaaataacctaggactaaaaataattttagaaattattccatcacataagaaaaaatattagttaattttatagatttttaggtatttatttgaggcactaacaatggttagaagtaacaaaaatagcctttatttggagaattttagtttaaattgtacataggatttttaggtgaatctaattaaaataggttgcacatggattgtagaacacgtaaaaaattttttagaatttttagagcaacagaagaccactATTGAAATAGAgaagatgaaaagaaaaattagaGCTCCCGAGTACTGTTTATAACGGATCCACTGTCATCATCCGTTCTATCGTGATAGCGAGCCTCCCACCCGCTCTCTAGATGTGGTGAGTGAGGGGGCAAAAATGACAACGGCAATAACGAGTTGATTGGAGTTGTGTTTTTGTTCCAACTTGCCAAATCTGGCGATGCCAGGCCAGATAGCCAACCCCTTGGAGTTGCTCTTACTCCCACAACCTAAGGTCCCGCATTGTGGACCTACCATTAAAGTACTCAACACGGCGTGGGTAGAGAATCGACCTCACAACCTTATTCACTTGCATAACCTCACCACTAcggattgttatttattttgtatGCCACTTAAATTATATGAAATTCATTTCGAAGTTTTCATCTGAAAATTGGACGATATTCATCGGTAATTAGACCCACCAACCTTATCGGCGGGTCAGTAAAATTTTAAAACCGGTAGTGTTAACCGCCATAGTTGTAGTATGCGGTAGCTTACTAGACGTGTTCTATGGCAAATTTTCACTATATATTGATTCTACGATATTGCATGACATATGGATGAGGACAAATCACCTAACTTAGGGCATTTTTTATCGCAATGATAAGTTTGCCCTGACTAACCTTAGACAGTCACAATTTAATAGTTAGTGTTTGGCTGTTGTCATAACTTAGTCTATCTAGCTATTTTCTTAGCATGTTGGTCCACTTGTCCTAAACCGTAATTTTTTACCGAACTTTGTCTAAGGTTGTGACATTACTAACCTTAGACAGCTTAGGCAAAATATGtgacaaaattagttttaaacCAAAGGTGCCCTTAAATAGCAAAACCGAGATCCCATTGCCTTTTTTCCTGCTGGCGTACAAACCCGATAACTGGCGCTGCGCCGGGGCGCAGCAACATGCCACACATCAGATGCTTCGCTCTGTCACGGTGAAGGGGAGGACACGTTCTGCAAGAACTCGTCGTCCCGGAGGAGGCAAGCCATGGTGTCCGGCGAGAGGCACACCTCGACGTCGACGCTGCCGTCCCCAGCCTGCCCGGGGAACGCCGACATCTTGCCGTCGAACTTGTTCGCGCGGCCGCTCCGTACGGCGAGCGCGCGGCCCCACCCGAAGTCGTTCCCGTCGTACATCGGGAACCGGGGCGAGCTCCCCATCGTCAGCGCCGCGCCGTCGGGGTTGCCCAGTGGAAAGCACCGGGGCGCCGCCTCCCACTCCGCTGCGGCGCGCCGGATCGCGCCATCCTCGTGCGCCACCACTGTCGCGTGCAGCCTGGCCGCCGCCCAGCTCAGGTCGTTGGACGCCAGTTCGGACACAGTCGCCGTCGTCGCTATGCTCTGGATGGCGTTGCCGAAGTAGAGCGGGGAGATCGCCGGGCGCAGGCGGTGGCGGCAGTTCACCGCCATGCGGAACGTCGTTGTCGAGTCGGCAGCCAACAGCCGCCTCGAGCGCGTCACGGCCCTCCATATGTGCGCGCACAGCGATTGGAATGACGAGATCTCACCTCGATCTCCCTGAACCTTGGAGTCATGCACGAGCTTGCCGTTAACCTCGGCGTCTTGACCTGTTCTTTTCCAGCGGTTGGCCGTTGCCTTCAGCTCGCGAATAGCGAGAGCACTGAAGTGAAGGATTCGCTCGCGGAGGGGCGCGTCGGCGTCGAACGTCACGGTCGGGCCCACGCCACCGGGGAACCGGAGGACGGCGGTGGAGTCGCCAAAGAAGTTGCGGCGGAAGTCGGGCTCCCGGACTGGCGCGCCGCGGCACAGCCCCGCCCACGTGTTGAAGAAGTGCCAAAAGGAGGTGCCATCCACGACGGCGTGATTGGCTACGAAGCCGACAAACACGGCGCCGTCGCCGAGCACGGTCAACTGGAAGGATGTGAGCGGGCGGCTGTGGCCGTCGTAGCTCACCGTTCGGTCCATGGGGAACAGGCCGTTCGTGAGCGTGGTTGGCACGTCGGCGTCGGGCACCAGGAAGTCGACGAGCGACAGAGCAGGCGCGACCGCTTGGTAGAACTCGACGGCCGTGTCGTCGTACCGGATCACGATGCTGTCGTCGTGGAGCGTAACAAGCCTGCCGGCGAGGGCAGGGAAGACGTCAAGCGCGCGGGAGAGCGACGCCACGAGTGATGACACAAGTGAGGCCATCGGCACGCCGGGAGGCGGGAAGAAGAGGCCCTTTTGGATGTAGTGGCACGACAGCATCGGCATGTCGGAGACCGAGAGCTTGAGGTCTCTAACCGCCGACGCGCCGACCGGCCGAACGGCCTGCTTGGAAACAACAGAgacggccggcgccggcgcgtccTTACAAACCATTTCATTTGGTGTGATGACCGGGGTGGCGGCGACGAGGACCGAGGCAGCCTCCACTGTGGCGGCATCGGCAGAGATCGGCGGAGCCATCCGCCGATCACTTATCTGGAGCGCTCCGCCGATCACTTATCTGGAGCGATAATGGTGTGTGACTGTGTGGTGATGCGCCGCCAGAAAAGAATGCGTTGGGCATTGCTTGGTTCCCGGCACATTATATAGGCCCGCATGGATATGGCTTAGATTCATGCACCTGCGCGTCTGCAGCAGCACATCACCTGGCTCTAAGATACAATGTATCCAGGTAGCTATCTGATTAATAAACTTGAAAGGAGAATAAGACTGACACAACTTATGCTTAGACTGAAGTTCACAAATCTCATTCTTACAAGAAAAAGGGCGCCAGTAACGCTTTTAGCTGTTAAAATCATGATGAAGAGATGATCAAGATCGTCAGATTGTCTTCGTGACTCGGAAGAGTTCTCTGCGTCATTTCTGAACGATCAAAATAatcactatatattttttaacctACTAAGGCCATATTGTGAAGGAGCTTCAACTTACACAGCTTAAGGCCACCCAAAGGATCAGTCTCACCAAACATCTACCGAATAAAATACGAGTTGGTTTTATGTCATCATTCTCGTACTCTCctccatctaataaaaatatctaaaatttaaataatttactcaaTTTTATTATCCACACTCGTCCTCCAGCCTTCCCGTCTCATTATCAGATATGAgatctattttactaataaaaataaataaataaattaggagaaaaattaACGAATAATCTCCTCTTTTTTAGGATattatctaaaatcaaactacgatattGCTCCTGACGTATTTATTCGGCGATGCTCTCACAACATATCTACATCTCTATATCTTAAATTTGTACTTAATATTACCATATTTAATATGTAATATACGAATACTAAGTTAGTAGAAATAAAACAAGGTTAAGTACCTAGCACTAGCGATATCGCACTCAAATAAATAGGAACTCCGAACGCAGTTCCTGGCCAATCTGCTTGGAGGCCTGCCTGGCCTATCATAATGCAGTGACCGAACAACGGTTGCGCGCACGTGCCCGACGCGACCGGCCAACGTGCGGCCTGTCTCGTGGCCCACCGCCCCGCCGCAACGCGCCAAGCCTTCGAAAATTCATATCCCCGCGACGGTGCGGCGTTGCTGTCAGCCTGTCACGAGCTGGCCGTGCCGGCCGGTGAGCACCGGATATAGTATTCGTTAGACAGCGCCCGGGCGGGGGCCAACGCCGACGCGCAGCTGAGGCTCGCGGCGGCCACGGCGCGCGGGAGGCAGCGCACATGGCACCCAGCGCCTCGTCCTCGCGCGCGTCGTGGTGCCTCGCCAGCCACACCTTTGCGGGGGAGGGCCGGTGGTGGCTCGTGAACGGTACGCTGTACAAGGCGTGGGCGCTGCAGGCTGCTTTGCCGCCGCGCGGTAGTGACAGCGGGGTCAGGCGCGCCCCCGCACTGCGTCAGACCGCGAGAGCAACACCGACGCACGGCAAAGCAACCGCCGTGCTATGGCCACAACACGAGTCCCGGCGGATTCGGGAACTTCCACGTACTTTATCGTGTTCTACATTAAAATGATCGTAAAGGAGttttctaaatattttaaaaataatataatatgagAATGTTATATTTGAAGACTCAAAATATAATGTATATTATCAATCTGACTATATAAAAAAGGGAAGGGTATGTGCAAAAACAATTGACTCCAAGTTAGATTATCAACTGTCAAATCAAACAAAGCCAGAAGTCGAACAGGCAGTATAAAGTAAGTATAGTCAGATAGAAACAGAAATAACTCAGTCACGATTAGATGTATCTGACAAAGGTTTTAGGATTTAAAACATAACTTATTGCAATTGTCTTTTCATGAGAATAATCAAGATGAAACCTGACGTAGAGCTATTATTTTAAGGGAGGTTTAAATATGTATAAAATTTTGTGTCATCCTTTTCAATACGTATTGTTGATGACTAGATATTTCAAATGAGTATTTGTATAATCAACTTTACTAATTGTCGACAGGTATTATGGGTGTGATTGGTTACCCGCATGAATTGTATACGCAAGCTGAGGGGAAGTAAGCTGAGCGGAGTCATATTGgttgaaaagaagagtatttGGTTCATTGTATTTGTCTGACAGTCAAAGttaagtttctgtttggttgattgaatctgaAGTCGCATAAGCGGATGCAAGAGCTGAGATTCTGATTGGTTGCTTACATAAAGATGATTTATGACACTGACAAGTGGACCCTCCTACGAGTGGATGCAGCAGCCTGCATCCGCCGGGTCATGTTGTAGAGAGAAGCTCGAATCATGGGCCAAGCTATGGGCGTTCATTTGCATTTGCTAAACCAGACTCGAATAGTATATGCGGTTAACTAAACTCGCTTCTCTCTGAGATTACACACATCTACCGAGTCGGGATGCATTCGTGCGAGCAACCAATCACTAGAGGTGAAAACGGCTCAGATAGTTTCCGGCCGATCTAGATTGGAACAGGAAACAAATAGTTTTTTGGaatttgtcggtgtattcagaaccaggggtccctaagtcccgagaccaggccggccatccaccacatgtcaccaccctgcaaggtaagaagaagctaagtcccgggagaaggtgctcggggccgccgcctctggttcccgagcaccctagttccccgatgatccgcagagcccaaataccaagaaggaagtgctcgggagagagtactcggggctgcacgtggcagcccccgaggactcggtgccccgaaggtcccaccgaagtgctcgggagagagtgctcggggctgcacgtggcagcccccgagcactcggtgccccgaaggtcccaccaaagtgctcgggagagagtgctcggggctgcacgtggtagcccccgaggactcggtgccccgaaggtcccaccaaagtgcttgtgagagagtgctcggggctgcacgtggcagcccccgaggactcggtgccccgaaggtcccaccgaagtgctcgggagagagtgctcggggctgcacgtggcagcctccgaggactcggtgccccgaaggtcccaccgaagtgctcgggagagagtgctcggggctgcacgtggcagcccccgaggactcggttccccgaaggtctcactcaagtgctcggggctgcacgtggcagcccccgaggactcggttccccgaaggttcgcgcaagatcattcgacgacccgaagggtcccgtcgtcagggtgtcatccagtcaaaggcccaatgccgtatttaataggcacgcgcggcctgacatcctgacatcctgacattctcagctgcccacgccccagtgtcagaccctaccATGTACTGGCAggagggggggcgtgggtccattaaatgcacgggtcccgtcccgtttcatccgggtgcctcgggataacgttgccaagatcgaagtgctccgtctgccaccctgccatggcggaagaacaagacagggtgggcgccccggacacatctgaggctgcccgatgggccccctttatggcacccgagggcttccacagtggcgggtggtcggatgcgcgccacatttctccaccgcccctgtcacttcgtcgagatgaaatgattacgcctttctccgtggcaccttggcattcgcatcccctctttcccattcaggatatgttgaggtcggcgcgcctataaaaggaaaggatggagaacactaaaaaagagaggaccccccgacgaacaagaccgaaggaaccgaaagtgtgtgaagaagaggacgcagacgctcgaaccagctcaagccaagctagaacacgagagcctcaagctctttgtaaacggctctccccttagaaccagatacatccttgaagaattcccttcaaggataaatatagcgctcacacaggagtagggtgttacgcctccgtgcggcccgaacctgtctaaaccccggtgcacccatcttttcctcgcattagggcaatcatctcccgccagccatcgcatttgtttccgttcctgcttatttcccaaacaagcttttccaggatcatccccccggccgaatctctaaaaaggggtctctcgggatccctgcgacaggagttcaccctccgacagctggcgcgccaggtagggggtaagtcgttgtcgcccaaccttgtaaatattgcacattaagtatttcaataagcaatcgctatgtcaaaatactttttctggattccgtatgtttaatctgtctggtgaggagctcggttgtgcgagaaaaaatccgctctctctcttttttccccgctgacaaaagaatcccgatcggtatgcatgtgaGCTGTCGCTACTGACtaacgtccgccatggtaggctgtggtgttcggtgtcgtgacaggcccccgggcactaccgagtttcggggtgctccgggtaatcccatcgctcgagctgctcgagtagtccggagctcgggcccccggagcgggctgtcggtgctcggtctggtctgtcatacccgggcaccaccaaaccataggacctctgggttatgcctctgaccgctcttgtccgccgatttgggtattcgagaggtctcgggtcgaaaacgagagcagtctatagcaagtaccgcactgacagagcgcaccagacaaagaaatcctattttttctcttaagtcacaggctggcgatcacgagcagctcggccgcgagggcttcaatgccccggtctctggtcggctccaGGGTCCTCGggcggtcctaccacttaggcatgggtggtcgagatcacccgaccctaggagcctcatatgcctctgggcactcgggcgctccgttaaaagaatcgagtccccgggcacccgagctcggaagcacatccctcctggatcgatgagccggaaggccgacagctgtccggtgagtggttatattcagacaagtctgctttaagtaaatttatgtcctcgagtcactctcgggggctctcgcggtttaatctgttcggcgaggtggcctcctcgcacgcaaaaccctgccgcgtgactactttttcccagaacgacagaacggtctgcagaaaagagtagcgtgcttgcgataacgtccgaccgaagcccttcgtggtggtcgtggtgttcggtccgcttttaaggaccccgagcactacc includes:
- the LOC133928984 gene encoding uncharacterized acetyltransferase At3g50280-like; the protein is MAPPISADAATVEAASVLVAATPVITPNEMVCKDAPAPAVSVVSKQAVRPVGASAVRDLKLSVSDMPMLSCHYIQKGLFFPPPGVPMASLVSSLVASLSRALDVFPALAGRLVTLHDDSIVIRYDDTAVEFYQAVAPALSLVDFLVPDADVPTTLTNGLFPMDRTVSYDGHSRPLTSFQLTVLGDGAVFVGFVANHAVVDGTSFWHFFNTWAGLCRGAPVREPDFRRNFFGDSTAVLRFPGGVGPTVTFDADAPLRERILHFSALAIRELKATANRWKRTGQDAEVNGKLVHDSKVQGDRGEISSFQSLCAHIWRAVTRSRRLLAADSTTTFRMAVNCRHRLRPAISPLYFGNAIQSIATTATVSELASNDLSWAAARLHATVVAHEDGAIRRAAAEWEAAPRCFPLGNPDGAALTMGSSPRFPMYDGNDFGWGRALAVRSGRANKFDGKMSAFPGQAGDGSVDVEVCLSPDTMACLLRDDEFLQNVSSPSP